The Pseudomonas fluorescens genome includes a window with the following:
- the yjgA gene encoding ribosome biogenesis factor YjgA, with product MVDSYDDSLYEGEKSKSQVKRELHALVDLGERLTTLKPDLLAKLPLTDALRRALADAPKHTANIARKRHLQFIGKLMRDQDTDAILVLLDQLDASTRQYNERFHNLERWRDRLIAGDDGTLEKFVIDYPEADRQQLRSLIRQAQHELAQNKPPASSRKIFKYIRELDETQRGLR from the coding sequence ATGGTTGATTCTTACGACGACTCCCTCTACGAGGGTGAAAAAAGCAAATCCCAGGTCAAACGCGAGCTGCATGCTCTGGTTGACCTCGGCGAGCGACTGACAACACTCAAGCCTGACTTGCTGGCCAAACTGCCTTTGACCGACGCCTTGCGCCGGGCCCTGGCCGATGCGCCCAAGCACACCGCGAATATCGCGCGTAAACGGCACCTGCAATTCATCGGCAAGCTGATGCGCGATCAGGACACTGACGCCATTTTGGTCCTGCTCGATCAACTCGATGCCTCCACCCGGCAATACAACGAACGTTTCCACAACCTGGAGCGCTGGCGCGATCGCTTGATCGCAGGCGACGACGGCACCCTGGAAAAATTCGTCATCGACTACCCGGAGGCTGATCGTCAGCAATTACGCTCCCTGATCCGTCAGGCCCAGCACGAACTGGCGCAGAACAAGCCACCGGCCTCGAGCCGTAAAATCTTCAAGTACATCCGTGAGCTGGACGAAACCCAACGCGGCTTGCGCTGA
- the tldD gene encoding metalloprotease TldD, translating to MSGLLSSVSEHLLAPGGVTLESLQGVLGDLAGPGIDAADLYFQGQISESWSLEDGIVKEGSFNLDQGVGVRAQSGEKTGFAYSNAITLEALGAAARAARSISRAGQNGTVQAFSSQDVAQLYAPDNPLEVMSRAEKVELLKRIDVATRALDPRIQQVTVSMAGVWERILVASTDGGLVADVRPLVRFNVSVIVEQNGRRERGGHGGGGRTDYRYFLSEDRAMGYAREALRQALVNLEAIPAPAGTLPVVLGSGWSGVLLHEAVGHGLEGDFNRKGSSAYSGRMGEMVASKLCTIVDDGTLAGRRGSLSVDDEGTPTECTTLIENGVLKGYMQDKLNARLMGVARTGNGRRESYAHLPMPRMTNTYMLGGQSDPAEIIASVKKGIYCANLGGGQVDITSGKFVFSTSEAYLIEDGKITAPVKGATLIGNGPEAMSKVSMVGNDLALDSGVGTCGKDGQSVPVGVGQPTLKIDAITVGGTGA from the coding sequence ATGAGCGGGTTGTTGTCCTCAGTCAGTGAACACCTCTTAGCCCCTGGCGGCGTAACCCTGGAGAGCCTGCAAGGCGTGCTGGGCGACCTGGCCGGCCCGGGCATCGATGCGGCCGACCTGTATTTCCAAGGGCAGATCTCCGAGTCCTGGTCGCTGGAAGACGGCATCGTCAAGGAAGGCAGTTTCAACCTTGACCAGGGCGTGGGTGTGCGCGCCCAGTCCGGGGAAAAAACCGGTTTTGCCTACAGCAACGCCATCACCCTGGAGGCCCTCGGTGCCGCGGCCCGTGCGGCCCGCTCGATCTCCCGCGCCGGGCAGAACGGCACGGTCCAGGCGTTCAGCAGCCAGGACGTGGCGCAGTTGTATGCGCCGGATAACCCGCTGGAAGTCATGAGCCGCGCCGAAAAAGTCGAGCTGCTCAAGCGCATCGACGTCGCCACCCGTGCCCTCGATCCGCGTATCCAACAAGTGACGGTGAGCATGGCCGGGGTCTGGGAGCGGATCCTGGTGGCTTCCACCGACGGCGGTCTGGTGGCGGACGTGCGGCCGCTGGTGCGGTTCAACGTCAGCGTGATCGTCGAGCAGAACGGTCGCCGTGAGCGCGGTGGCCATGGCGGCGGCGGACGCACCGATTATCGTTATTTCCTCAGCGAAGACCGTGCCATGGGCTACGCCCGCGAAGCGCTGCGCCAGGCGCTGGTCAACCTCGAGGCCATTCCGGCCCCGGCCGGTACGTTGCCGGTGGTGCTGGGGTCCGGTTGGTCCGGCGTGCTGCTGCACGAAGCGGTGGGTCACGGCCTGGAAGGCGATTTCAACCGCAAGGGCAGCTCAGCCTACAGCGGGCGCATGGGGGAAATGGTTGCCTCGAAACTCTGCACCATCGTCGATGACGGCACCCTGGCCGGGCGTCGTGGCTCCCTGAGCGTCGACGACGAAGGCACGCCGACCGAATGCACCACGCTGATCGAGAACGGTGTGCTCAAGGGCTACATGCAAGACAAGCTCAATGCCCGGCTGATGGGCGTGGCCCGCACGGGCAATGGTCGCCGTGAATCCTACGCGCACCTGCCCATGCCGCGCATGACCAACACCTACATGCTCGGTGGTCAAAGCGATCCGGCGGAAATTATCGCCTCGGTGAAAAAAGGTATCTATTGCGCCAACCTCGGCGGCGGCCAGGTGGACATCACCAGTGGCAAGTTCGTGTTCTCCACCAGCGAGGCCTACCTGATCGAAGACGGCAAGATCACCGCGCCGGTCAAAGGCGCGACCCTGATCGGCAACGGGCCGGAGGCGATGAGCAAGGTGTCGATGGTCGGTAACGACCTGGCGCTGGACAGCGGTGTGGGCACGTGCGGCAAGGACGGGCAATCGGTGCCGGTGGGCGTCGGCCAGCCGACCTTGAAGATCGACGCGATTACCGTGGGTGGCACGGGCGCATGA
- a CDS encoding carbon-nitrogen hydrolase family protein, whose amino-acid sequence MSVAVIQMVSQSDVLANLARARALLEQAAAGGARLAVLPENFAAMGRRDIADIGRAEAFGQGPILPWLKQVARDLKLWIVAGTLPLPPVDQPEARSHACSLLVDDQGQIVARYDKLHLFDVDVADNRGRYRESDDYAYGANVVVADTPVGRVGLTVCYDLRFPELYSELRAAGAELITAPSAFTAVTGAAHWEVLIRARAIETQCYMLAAAQGGVHPGPRETFGHAAIVDPWGHVLAQQDQGEAVLLAERDSSEQASIRARMPVASHRRFFSQGASPRPVQDDEFKA is encoded by the coding sequence ATGTCCGTCGCAGTGATTCAAATGGTCAGCCAGAGCGATGTGCTCGCCAACCTGGCCCGTGCTCGTGCGCTGCTGGAGCAGGCTGCCGCAGGCGGCGCCAGGCTGGCCGTGCTGCCGGAGAATTTCGCGGCGATGGGACGGCGGGACATTGCCGATATCGGTCGTGCCGAAGCCTTTGGTCAGGGACCGATCCTGCCCTGGTTGAAACAGGTCGCCCGAGACCTCAAGTTATGGATTGTGGCCGGCACGTTGCCGTTGCCACCGGTGGACCAGCCCGAGGCCAGGTCCCACGCCTGTTCGTTGCTGGTCGACGATCAGGGCCAGATCGTGGCGCGCTACGACAAGCTGCACTTGTTCGATGTGGATGTGGCGGACAATCGCGGGCGCTATCGCGAGTCGGATGACTATGCTTATGGCGCTAACGTGGTGGTTGCCGATACCCCCGTGGGCCGGGTCGGCCTGACGGTCTGTTACGACTTGCGGTTTCCGGAGCTCTACAGCGAGTTGCGGGCTGCCGGGGCCGAACTGATCACGGCGCCGTCGGCGTTTACCGCGGTGACCGGCGCGGCCCATTGGGAGGTATTGATTCGCGCCCGGGCCATCGAGACCCAGTGCTACATGCTGGCGGCCGCCCAGGGCGGCGTGCATCCGGGGCCGCGGGAAACCTTTGGCCATGCCGCGATTGTCGACCCGTGGGGCCATGTGCTGGCACAACAGGATCAAGGTGAGGCCGTGCTGCTGGCCGAGCGCGACAGCAGCGAACAGGCGTCCATCCGGGCGCGCATGCCGGTGGCTAGCCATCGGCGCTTTTTCTCGCAGGGCGCTTCACCGCGACCTGTCCAAGACGACGAATTCAAGGCGTAA
- a CDS encoding YhdP family protein, with protein sequence MERLTRILAALTRWGLGLCALLLVLLALYVSLGRELVPLVAEYRAEVETRAGAALGMPVHIGRLDGSWSALAPILAARDVVVGEGPNALHLDQVRVVPDLWDSLLARQVRIAHLEVSGLKISLKEGTDGKWALEGLPVKDDQPLDPQQLLERMQVVSRFSLLDSQVTLQPVEQPPLTLTYVGLSLRTGAIRQRLDVRLTLPDGQPVAINLRTRIRASDWKNGQADAYLSLPQSDWSKWLPKRLTQQWNFSRIKAGGEFWLSWGGGTVQSAAMRLNAPDILGAYAERKPVQIHNLALNGYFQRGDQGFTATFDSLAMNLGETRWESRLQLQQSAATEKAEERWHLQADRLDLTPLTPLLNALAPLPEGLATTIDRLKVTGGLRNVLLDYRPQNTGDQKISFATNLDTVGFDAYRGAPAARNVSGSLSGDLGGGELRMDSKDFSLHLDPIFAKPWQYLQANARLTWKLDKQGFTLIAPYLKVLGEEGRIAGDFLIRLHFDHSQEDYMDLRVGLVDGDGRYTAKYLPAVLSPALDEWLRTAIVKGAVDEGFFQYQGSLNHGAEDAARSISLFFKVHDAELAFQPGWPSVSKVSGDVFVEDSGVRIFASQGQLLDTQVKDVSVNIPHVPSGQSVHLFLDGGFAGGLGDGLKILQTAPIGTAETFAGWEGEGDLQGSVKLDIPLVKGEQPKILVDFATDKARLKLSEPVLELTQLKGDFRFDSNKGLSGKGISARAFDRPVTAQIFAEGRAGALNTRVSASGQVEIKKLTSWLNVTQPLPVSGVVPYQLQVILDGADSQLSVSSNLKGVAVDLPAPFGMAADVGRDTVFRMTLQGPERRYWLDYGDLANFTYAAPSGKVADGRGELLLGAGDAVLPGAKGLRLRGTLPALDVSPWQDLVNKYAGQDPGGSAKQLLSSVDLTVGKLTAMGTTLDQASVQLDRRPDAWALRLDSQQAKGNVSLPDAKAAPIGIKLDYVRLPATDPTVQADENSPDPLASVDPGKIPAMDIAIDQLFQGPDLIGAWSLKVRPTAKGIALNELDMGLKGMVLNGSGGWEGAPGSTSSWYKGRIGGKNLGDVLKGWGYAPSVTSQTFRLDVDGRWPGSPAWVATKRFSGSLDASLSKGQFVEVEGSAQALRVFGLLNFNSIGRRLRLDFSDLFGKGLSYDRVKGLLVASDGVYVTREPITLTGPSSNLELNGTLDMVADRVDAKLLVTLPVTNNLPIAALIVGAPAVGGALFLIDKLIGDRVARFASVRYDVKGPWKEPKITFDKPF encoded by the coding sequence TGACCTGTGGGACAGCTTGCTGGCACGTCAGGTGCGTATTGCCCACCTGGAAGTCAGCGGCCTGAAGATCAGCCTCAAGGAGGGCACCGACGGCAAGTGGGCCCTGGAAGGCCTGCCGGTGAAGGACGACCAGCCCCTCGATCCGCAGCAATTGCTCGAACGCATGCAGGTGGTCTCCAGGTTCTCGCTGCTCGATAGCCAGGTGACGTTGCAACCTGTCGAGCAACCACCGCTGACCCTCACCTACGTCGGTTTGAGCTTGCGCACCGGCGCCATCCGTCAACGGCTGGACGTGCGCTTGACCCTGCCTGACGGTCAGCCGGTGGCGATCAACCTGCGCACCCGGATCCGCGCCAGTGACTGGAAGAACGGCCAGGCCGATGCGTACCTGAGCCTGCCGCAAAGCGACTGGTCCAAATGGCTGCCCAAACGCCTGACCCAGCAATGGAATTTTTCCCGGATCAAGGCCGGTGGCGAGTTCTGGCTGAGTTGGGGCGGCGGTACGGTGCAAAGCGCGGCCATGCGCTTGAACGCTCCTGACATCCTGGGTGCCTACGCCGAGCGCAAGCCGGTGCAGATCCATAACCTGGCGCTCAATGGATACTTCCAGCGTGGTGACCAGGGATTTACCGCGACCTTCGATTCCCTGGCGATGAACCTGGGCGAAACCCGCTGGGAATCGCGCCTGCAACTGCAACAGAGTGCTGCCACCGAAAAGGCCGAGGAGCGCTGGCACCTGCAGGCCGATCGCCTCGACCTGACCCCGCTTACGCCTTTGCTCAACGCCCTGGCACCGTTGCCTGAAGGCCTGGCGACGACCATCGACCGTCTCAAGGTGACCGGTGGCCTGCGCAACGTGCTGCTGGACTACCGGCCGCAGAACACCGGTGACCAGAAAATCAGCTTCGCCACCAACCTGGACACCGTGGGCTTTGACGCCTATCGCGGCGCCCCGGCTGCGCGCAATGTATCGGGGAGTCTGAGCGGCGACCTCGGTGGCGGCGAGCTGCGCATGGACAGCAAGGATTTTTCCCTGCACCTGGACCCGATTTTCGCCAAGCCCTGGCAGTATCTGCAGGCCAACGCCCGGTTGACCTGGAAGCTCGACAAGCAAGGCTTCACCCTGATCGCGCCGTATTTGAAGGTGCTGGGCGAGGAGGGCCGGATTGCTGGCGATTTCCTGATCCGCCTGCATTTCGACCACAGCCAGGAAGACTACATGGACCTGCGGGTTGGCCTGGTGGATGGTGACGGACGCTACACCGCCAAGTACCTGCCGGCGGTCCTCAGCCCGGCGCTGGATGAGTGGCTGCGCACGGCCATCGTCAAGGGCGCGGTGGACGAGGGCTTCTTCCAGTATCAAGGCTCGCTCAATCACGGTGCCGAAGACGCGGCACGCAGTATCAGCCTGTTTTTCAAGGTGCATGACGCCGAACTGGCGTTCCAGCCGGGCTGGCCTTCGGTCAGCAAGGTCAGCGGTGATGTCTTCGTCGAAGACAGCGGCGTACGCATCTTCGCCAGCCAAGGACAATTGCTCGATACCCAGGTCAAGGATGTTTCGGTGAACATTCCCCATGTACCCAGCGGGCAGAGCGTTCATCTGTTTCTGGACGGCGGGTTCGCTGGAGGACTGGGGGACGGTCTGAAAATCCTCCAGACCGCGCCGATCGGGACCGCCGAGACATTTGCCGGCTGGGAAGGCGAGGGCGACCTGCAAGGCAGCGTGAAGCTTGACATCCCCCTGGTCAAAGGCGAACAACCGAAGATCCTGGTGGATTTCGCCACCGACAAGGCCCGTCTCAAGCTCAGCGAGCCGGTACTGGAACTGACCCAACTCAAGGGCGATTTCCGCTTCGACAGCAACAAGGGCTTGAGCGGCAAGGGCATCAGTGCCCGGGCATTCGACCGACCCGTGACCGCACAGATCTTCGCCGAAGGCCGCGCCGGAGCGCTCAACACACGAGTCTCGGCGTCCGGGCAGGTGGAGATCAAGAAACTCACCAGTTGGCTGAATGTCACCCAGCCGTTGCCGGTATCCGGTGTCGTGCCGTACCAGTTGCAAGTGATCCTCGACGGCGCCGACAGCCAGTTGTCGGTCAGTTCCAACCTCAAGGGCGTGGCGGTGGACCTGCCGGCACCCTTCGGCATGGCCGCCGATGTCGGGCGCGACACGGTGTTTCGCATGACCCTGCAAGGGCCGGAGCGGCGTTATTGGCTCGATTATGGCGATCTGGCCAATTTCACTTACGCCGCGCCGAGCGGGAAAGTCGCCGATGGTCGTGGCGAATTGTTGCTGGGGGCCGGCGATGCCGTTCTACCCGGGGCCAAGGGACTGCGACTGCGCGGCACACTGCCTGCACTGGACGTGAGTCCCTGGCAGGACCTGGTCAACAAGTACGCCGGCCAGGATCCGGGCGGCAGTGCCAAGCAACTGCTCAGCAGCGTCGATCTGACTGTCGGCAAGCTCACGGCCATGGGTACGACCCTGGACCAGGCATCGGTGCAATTGGACCGCAGGCCGGACGCCTGGGCCTTGCGGCTCGACAGCCAGCAGGCCAAGGGCAATGTCAGCCTGCCGGACGCAAAGGCCGCCCCGATTGGTATCAAGCTTGATTATGTGCGCCTGCCGGCCACAGACCCGACGGTCCAGGCGGATGAAAACTCACCGGATCCGTTGGCGTCGGTCGATCCCGGCAAAATCCCGGCCATGGATATTGCCATCGACCAATTGTTCCAGGGCCCTGATCTCATCGGTGCGTGGTCGTTGAAAGTACGACCGACCGCCAAGGGCATCGCGCTGAACGAGCTGGACATGGGCCTCAAGGGCATGGTGTTGAACGGCAGTGGTGGTTGGGAAGGCGCGCCCGGTTCCACCAGCAGTTGGTACAAGGGCCGTATCGGCGGCAAGAACCTGGGCGACGTGCTCAAGGGCTGGGGTTATGCCCCAAGCGTGACCAGCCAGACGTTCCGCCTGGATGTCGATGGCCGCTGGCCCGGCTCGCCAGCGTGGGTCGCCACCAAGCGTTTTTCCGGCAGCCTCGACGCGTCGCTGAGCAAGGGCCAGTTTGTCGAAGTGGAAGGCAGCGCCCAGGCGTTGCGGGTATTTGGCCTGCTGAACTTCAACTCCATCGGCCGACGCTTGCGCCTGGACTTCTCCGACCTGTTCGGCAAGGGGCTTAGCTACGACCGGGTCAAGGGACTGCTGGTGGCGAGCGACGGTGTGTACGTGACCCGCGAACCCATTACCCTGACCGGGCCGTCGAGCAACCTGGAACTCAACGGCACGCTGGACATGGTGGCCGACCGGGTCGACGCCAAGCTGCTGGTGACGCTGCCGGTGACCAACAACCTGCCAATCGCCGCGCTGATCGTCGGTGCCCCGGCGGTGGGTGGCGCGCTGTTTTTGATCGACAAACTGATCGGCGACCGCGTGGCGCGTTTCGCCAGCGTAAGATACGACGTCAAGGGCCCGTGGAAAGAGCCGAAGATTACCTTTGATAAGCCGTTCTGA